The following proteins come from a genomic window of Plectropomus leopardus isolate mb chromosome 11, YSFRI_Pleo_2.0, whole genome shotgun sequence:
- the pot1 gene encoding LOW QUALITY PROTEIN: protection of telomeres protein 1 (The sequence of the model RefSeq protein was modified relative to this genomic sequence to represent the inferred CDS: inserted 1 base in 1 codon; deleted 1 base in 1 codon) encodes MPIVLRATDQCVLQSPNAPPAHMLMPGDFLRIYNLRAIPGSRKVPGLTSSQAQEVDHLAFHLHGGTAYGRGIRVLPENSSVVQELKRVMESFPEDDIDNFFEPNDSELLEVWSTPPESPGGETVECSTERSCGHNTQPVTLSEVKRSDPGRIHHVRVQLRSYEPHRLHQALKLYCSKCTSMQDVPDDELVAGIFSEASKDSGPFSPPPWALSGXVNVPTDSPGPPNRALSVHLSTQLMSEDKTKELIFLMGSTLAETRQLAAGYQNIVPVRSSGGQLALLDLSAPFLFRGRKRYYGCPRCSEAAVQEPSCTEGVELIDEKIIAEALGVQLLQFVLLMKLELQDATDTLDVFLWRDAESFFSVSAEDVSVNQEAQSSIRQTMDSLCPPGGSAGQRPWMDGFVSDGVPSRGRRRTAPNLLSDLPQHHHQTPLHALRTRPRLNRQQVKGQPESGQVLDTKSLEKRDVCSPTSERGDGTLRLRRLHFTSLCGGLPTLRSAEDSWDGGGPSTAGIHHLPPSSSSSSSLSCGASERSVKFTNLVLGLLFRCGVFGDASRLEPLRDAPKPDRCASYTQPKTL; translated from the exons atgcCGATCGTTCTCAGGGCCACGGACCAGTGTGTCCTACAGTCCCCGAATGCCCCGCCTGCGCACATGCTGATG CCCGGAGACTTCCTGAGGATCTACAACCTCCGAGCGATCCCAGGATCCAGAAAGGTGCCGGGTCTCACCAGCAGCCAGGCGCAGGAGGTGGATCACCTGGCTTTTCACCTGCATGGAGGCACGGCGTACGGCAGAGGGATCCGGGTTCTTCCAGAAAACAGCTCTGTCGTACAGGAGCTGAAGAG AGTCATGGAGTCCTTCCCAGAGGATGACATAGACAACTTCTTCGAGCCGAACGACTCAGAGTTGCTGGAGGTCTGGAGCACTCCGCCAGAGTCTCCTG GAGGTGAAACCGTGGAGTGCAGCACAG agagaaGCTGCGGTCACAACACGCAGCCGGTGACACTGTCCGAGGTGAAGCGATCCGATCCGGGTCGAATTCACCACGTCAGAGTCCAGCTGAGATCCTACGAGCCCCACAGACTCCACCAGGCTCTGAAGCTCTACTGCAGCAAGTGTACATCaat GCAGGACGTCCCGGATGATGAA CTGGTGGCGGGTATCTTCTCTGAGGCGTCCAAGGACTCTGGACCCTTCAGTCCCCCACCGTGGGCGCTCTCTG GGGTCAATGTCCCCACAGACTCCCCAGGACCCCCAAACCGAGCCCTGAGCGTTCACCTGTCCACCCAGCTCATGTCAGAGGACAAAACGAAGGAGCTTATCTTCCTCATGG GTTCGACTCTGGCGGAAACGCGTCAACTCGCAGCCGGCTACCAGAACATCGTCCCTGTGAGGTCGTCAGGAGGTCAGCTGGCTCTGCTCGACCTGTCTGCTCCTTTTCTGTTCCGAGGCAGGAAGAGATACTACGG gtgtccGCGGTGCTCGGAGGCTGCAGTGCAGGAACCTTCATGTACTGAAGGAGTCGAGCTGATCGACGAGAAAATCATTGCGGAGG CTCTCGGcgttcagctgctgcagttcGTCCTGCTGATGAAGCTCGAGCTGCAGGACGCCACCGACACGCTGGACGTCTTCCTGTGGAGAGACGCC GAGTCGTTCTTCAGCGTGTCTGCGGAGGACGTGTCAGTCAATCAGGAGGCTCAGAGCAGCATCCGTCAAACGATGGACTCCCTCTGTCCTCCAGGAGGCAGCGCTG gTCAGCGtccatggatggatggatttgtGTCTGATGGGGTACCGAGCCGAGGACGACGCAGGACGGCGCCAAACCTGCTATCAGATCTGCCACAGCACCATCATCAAACCCCACTGCACGCGCTCCGAACCCGACCCCGCCTGAACCGccagcaggtcaaaggtcaaccagagtc AGGACAGGTGTTGGACACGAAATCACTGGAGAAGAGAGACGTCTGCAGTCCCACGTCAGAGCGAGGTG ACGGAACTCTGCGTCTCCGCCGGCTGCACTTCACCTCGCTCTGCGGCGGCCTCCCAACGCTCCGGAGCGCAGAAGATTCATGGGACGGAGGTGGACCTTCAACGGCTGGGATTCACCACttgcccccctcctcctcctcttcctcctcccttaGTTGCGGCGCATCTGAACGGTCAGTCAAGTTTACCAACTtagttttggggcttttattccGCTGTGGTGTCTTTGGTGATGCCTCCAGACTGGAGCCGCTCCGGGACGCACCCAAACCTGACAGGTGCGCCTCTTATACACAACCAAAGACTCTGTGA
- the gpr37a gene encoding LOW QUALITY PROTEIN: prosaposin receptor GPR37 (The sequence of the model RefSeq protein was modified relative to this genomic sequence to represent the inferred CDS: deleted 1 base in 1 codon): MLLPFSRLLCLWLCSEAVATQLHGPKTKTTFSPHYESAAADRNAHSRRWRTVIGEDNGETSGDTAQASWLDTVNPSPSDPLVTRVHQGAVRKSDAQNGARRIRRVPGDEALRTDINKTDGPRSGGCTPGEVLKQTTHGPTCIIERNGHKRRVRRSAKPGKRKRSETLQDGAAMAQEQEDPGPPFGLNGSDYEEEYSMPDFPDATALVPVDPRTRRKQVKNPFYPVTAESYGAYAVVLTAAVIFSVGIIGNMSVMCIVCHNYYMRSISNSLLANLALWDFVIIFFCLPLVVFHELTKDWLLGEFSCRIIPYLEVASLGVTTFTLCALCIDRFRAATNVQMYYEMIENWASTTAKLAVIWVGALLLALPELLIRQLVTEDGDPPDITPCERCVIRISTDLPDTLYVLGLTYDGARLWWYFGCYFCLPTLFTICSSLFTARKIRHAERACVRGSKKQIQLESQMNCAVVALAILYGFCIIPENICNIITVYMAAGVPRRTLDILQLVSQMLLFCKSAVTPVLLFCLCQPFTRAFLDCCCCCCDECGPPRSSTAATSDVDNECTTTELELSPFSTIRREASTSYSAVGTHC; encoded by the exons ATGCTGCTTCCATTCTCGAGGttgctgtgtttgtggctgTGCAGCGAGGCCGTCGCGACTCAGCTCCACGGGCCGAAAACAAAGACGACTTTCAGCCCTCATTATGAATCCGCCGCCGCTGACAGGAATGCGCACAGCCGGAGATGGCGCACAGTCATC GGGGAGGACAATGGGGAGACTAGCGGGGACACTGCGCAGGCCTCGTGGCTGGATACTGTAAACCCGTCACCCTCTGACCCGTTGGTGACACGGGTACACCAGGGCGCTGTGCGCAAAAGCGACGCGCAAAATGGAGCGCGGCGCATCAGACGCGTACCCGGGGACGAAGCTTTACGCACGGATATAAACAAGACTGATGGGCCGCGGAGTGGTGGGTGCACTCCGGGAGAAGTGCTAAAACAGACCACACATGGACCCACGTGTATCATCGAGAGGAACGGACACAAGCGGCGGGTGAGACGGAGCGCAAAACCCGGCAAAAGGAAGCGGAGCGAGACGCTGCAGGATGGAGCCGCCATGGCGCAGGAGCAAGAGGACCCCGGACCCCCTTTCGGACTCAACGGCAGTGACTATGAGGAGGAGTATTCGATGCCGGACTTCCCCGACGCCACGGCGCTTGTACCGGTGGATCCGCGAACCAGACGGAAGCAGGTGAAGAACCCGTTCTACCCGGTCACCGCGGAGTCGTACGGAGCGTACGCGGTCGTGCTCACCGCCGCCGTCATCTTCAGCGTGGGCATCATCGGGAACATGTCGGTCATGTGCATCGTGTGTCACAACTACTACATGAGGAGCATCTCCAACTCGCTGCTGGCCAACCTCGCGCTCTGGGATTTCGTCATCATCTTCTTCTGCCTGCCGCTCGTGGTGTTCCACGAGCTCACCAAGGACTGGCTGCTGGGAGAGTTCTCGTGCAGGATCATCCCCTACCTCGAG GTGGCGTCTCTCGGGGTCACGACCTTCACACTTTGCGCTCTGTGCATCGACCGTTTTCGTGCTGCCACTAATGTGCAGATGTACTACGAAATGATCGAAAACTGGGCGTCCACTACAGCCAAGCTCGCCGTCATCTGGGTGGGCGCTCTGCTGCTGGCGCTGCCCGAGCTGCTGATCCGGCAGCTGGTCACCGAGGACGGCGACCCGCCTGATATAACGCCGTGCGAGCGCTGCGTAATCCGGATCTCAACTGACCTCCCGGACACGCTGTACGTCCTGGGACTCACTTACGACGGCGCTCGCCTTTGGTGGTACTTTGGCTGCTACTTCTGCCTGCCGACGCTGTTCACCATTTGCAGCTCGCTGTTTACCGCACGCAAGATCCGCCACGCGGAGCGGGCCTGCGTCCGCGGCAGTAAGAAGCAGATCCAGCTGGAGAGTCAGATGAACTGCGCCGTGGTGGCGTTGGCCATCCTCTACGGCTTTTGCATCATTCCGGAGAACATCTGCAACATCATCACCGTGTACATGGCGGCCGGCGTTCCCAGGAGGACCCTGGACATCCTGCAGCTGGTCAGCCAGATGCTGCTCTTCTGTAAATCCGCCGTGACGCCGGTGCTGCTGTTCTGCCTGTGCCAGCCGTTCACCAGAGCCTTCCTggactgttgctgctgctgctgcgacGAGTGCGGACCGCCACGCTCCTCCACCGCCGCCACCAGCGACGTCGACAACGAATGCACCACCACTGAGCTGGAACTGTCGCCGTTCAGCACCATCCGCAGGGAGGCGTCCACCTCCTACAGCGCCGTGGGGACTCACtgctga
- the LOC121949697 gene encoding sialoadhesin-like yields MKASCVSLIFGLAALQFGQTDSAGRSVILELPKLPVIRGSDVTLQCKSSDGSKPTMFFFRNGSFIGHRSTGEFTISDMQQTDEGLYHCSAGLFSSSEKTWLRVTDPPPPSVLRLLCHLVVVCPYIISTILMVCVYCGKRRGNKAAVSMEMDPRANGGQRPSAERDNVTERDF; encoded by the exons ATGAAGGCTTCATGTGTCTCCCTGATTTTCG GCCTGGCCGCGCTGCAGTTTGGACAGACCGATTCTGCAG GTCGTTCTGTGATCCTGGAGTTGCCCAAACTTCCTGTGATTagaggaagtgatgtcactcttCAGTGTAAAAGCAGCGATGGCTCCAAACCAACGATGTTCTTCTTCAGGAACGGGAGCTTCATTGGACACAGATCCACGGGAGAGTTTACCATCAGTGACATGCAGCAGACCGATGAAGGCCTCTATCACTGCTCCGCTGGTTTATTCTCATCGTCGGAGAAGACGTGGCTGAGAGTCACAG atcctcctcctccgtctgtGCTCCGGCTGCTCTGCCATCTAGTGGTCGTCTGTCCATACATCATCTCCACCATCCTGATGGTGTGTGTCTACTGTGGCAAGAGgagag GAAACAAAGCGGCCGTCTCCATGGAGATGGACCCTCGAGCTAACGGTGGACAAAGGCCGTCCGCAGAGCGCGACAACGTCACCGAGCGTGATTTCTGa